In a genomic window of Thermodesulfobacteriota bacterium:
- a CDS encoding WYL domain-containing protein → MPSNQLIRQWTLLQELAVSYRGKTVEELARLLEVGKRTARRDLEALEAAGFPTEKVADGKYVRYRLLRGYSPPQIPFDLAEALGLFHATLLSPLFANSAYHELLESALVKLQHAFPPSIRDYVGRSKVALTHRSPVTHSPKLLGVVRILQEQAADSCRVRLTYENLKGELTERLVDPYCLRLYQGDIYLLGHCHLRGTERVFLADRIRDVEPLDEEFTKPPGFEPEDLLDASLGIYLGEAYRAQLRFRDEAARYVLQRPLHPAQAVLEEGPGWILLEVPVRGEREVLHAVLRFGARAEVVGPPALRRAAREEVARLAALYDGRPLA, encoded by the coding sequence ATGCCGTCGAACCAGCTCATCCGCCAGTGGACGCTTCTCCAGGAGCTCGCGGTCTCCTACCGCGGGAAGACAGTGGAGGAGCTCGCCCGGCTCCTGGAGGTGGGCAAGCGCACCGCCCGCCGAGACCTGGAGGCCCTGGAGGCCGCGGGCTTCCCCACCGAGAAGGTGGCCGACGGCAAGTACGTGCGCTACCGGCTCCTGCGCGGCTACTCCCCGCCCCAGATCCCCTTCGACCTGGCGGAGGCCCTGGGGCTCTTCCACGCGACGCTCCTCTCCCCGCTGTTTGCCAACAGCGCCTACCACGAGCTTCTGGAGTCGGCGCTCGTGAAGCTCCAGCACGCCTTCCCCCCCTCCATCCGCGACTACGTGGGCCGCTCCAAGGTCGCCCTCACCCACCGCTCCCCGGTGACCCACTCCCCGAAGCTCCTGGGGGTCGTGCGCATCCTCCAGGAGCAGGCCGCCGACTCCTGCCGGGTGCGCCTGACCTACGAAAACCTCAAGGGGGAGCTTACCGAGCGCCTGGTGGACCCCTACTGCCTGCGCCTCTACCAGGGGGACATCTACCTCCTGGGCCACTGCCACCTGCGGGGCACCGAGCGGGTCTTCCTGGCCGACCGCATCCGGGACGTGGAGCCCCTCGACGAGGAGTTCACGAAACCCCCCGGGTTCGAGCCGGAAGACCTCCTGGACGCGAGCCTCGGGATCTACCTGGGCGAGGCCTACCGGGCGCAGCTTCGCTTCCGGGACGAGGCCGCCCGCTACGTGCTCCAGCGCCCGCTGCACCCGGCCCAGGCCGTGCTGGAAGAGGGCCCCGGTTGGATCCTCCTCGAGGTGCCGGTGCGGGGCGAGCGCGAAGTGCTCCACGCCGTTCTTCGCTTCGGCGCCCGGGCCGAGGTGGTGGGCCCCCCGGCGCTTCGCCGCGCCGCCCGCGAGGAAGTCGCCCGGCTTGCCGCCCTCTACGACGGCCGTCCCTTGGCGTGA